From the genome of bacterium:
TAAGAAATATAAATTCCTGGTAGGATTTGCACCGTTATCGACAGTGATTACCGCCGTATGATCCGTGTCTGCCAGCCCTGTTTCCTCATAAGCATAAGGCGAAACAAGTGTAGCGTTATAGGTATCATGGGTAACAGCAGCACCCCCGTCGATAGAGATAGTATATTGGGCTGCTATATTATTTCTAGCAACTACCACCCCTATACCTGTCCCATTGAAACTTACCGTCGCTGTAGCCCCGGTATTACTACTGCGCTTCTGGTAATTGCCTATTCCATACCAACTTGAGTCTATCCATGTACCTGTGAAGCTGAACGCTGGATAGTCATCGCTAAAATGTACGGGAATAAAACCAAGCCCCACATCTCCAAATGTGGCTGCAAGTCTTGTCCTCAATCTCCCGACAAAACCTTTTGTTCGATAGTCATTATGACTGTTCCCTGCCTTATCCCCTTCGGTAATCGAATCCCCGATACAACACACATTGAATATCCCCGTGGTGCCAGACTTCAACTTGGCAAGAGTGGACCTCCATGTGTCCATATTGCCCTCAATGTAATAAGCATATCCATCGCCGTCGTGACTTTGATGATCTGCAATGTGGCCTAAAATTTGCATCAATCCCATTTCTCTATTTCCTTTTCCTTTACCAGTTCTTATCTTTCCTCCAGGAGGTAGTTTATCAGCATCGAGGCAATATCCTGATGTCCTGCGGCAGTGAGGTGTACATCATCCGACATGTATCCAAGACTATTGGCATTACTGAAGTTTTTCCATCGCCTATTTGTAGCAAGATAAGCACAGCCATAATTCAAGGCAACCTTTCTGCACACTTCCTCGTAGGCAGTTATAGGAATGGCCCTTTCCACATTGTATAGGCCATTACCCACTATTAGACAATCCCCGTGAGTCAGGGCGGCATTGACGATCTGAGTCAAATTTGACTCATAGCTACCCAGATCAGTCTGACTATTAAAATCATTGGCCACTAATGCCACGATAGTCAGCACCGGAGTCCAGTGGTTTATTTCCAAATCCAGACAGCCTGTACCAAGAAAATCAGCCACTTTACTTTCCCACCGGGCACAATTATGGACCCTGATCCCGGCCGTCCCCTTGATCGGGTAAATCCCCAAAAGGTTGAGAGTCCGAGAGGGATTTGCACCGTTATCGACGGTGATAACCGCTGTGTGATCCGTGTCTGCCAGCCCTGTCTCTTCATACATATACGGAGATATCAAGGTGGCATTATACGTATTATGCGTAATGGGGCCACCCCCATCAATGGCAATGGTATATTGAGCAGCCATGCTGTTTCGCATAACCGCCACCCCTATACCTGTCCCATCGAAACTTACCGTCGCTGTAGCTCCGGTCTCACTACTTTGCTTACAGGAATTTGCTATGCCGTACGAAGCAGCATCGTTCCAGTTCCCCGAGAAAGTAACGGCAGGATAGGTATGGCTGAAATGGCTGGGAATAAAACCAAGCCCCACATCTCCAAATGTGGCTGCAAGTCTTGTCCTCAATCTCCCGACAAAACTTTTTGTTCGATAATCCAGGTGACTGGTTCCTGCTGCTGTCCCCTCGGTAATTGAGTCTCCAAGACAACAAACGTTAAAAATCCCCGTAGTACCCGATCTTAGCTTGGCAAGGGTAGCCCGCCAGGTATCGAGATTGCCCTCCAGGTAGTAACTATGATAATGCCCACCCTGTATTCGGTGAGCTGCAAGGTAATTCAAGATTTGTGCTAATCCCATTCTCTTCTCCTCTACGGGATTGTCATTAACTTTGTAGTGACATTTCCGTTAGCAATCGAGGCCAGTTTAATCCGGAGTGTTTTGAGTGCGCTCGTATCGAATTGCCAAATCTGGTTAAGGGCATTGGCAGTACTTGCAAGCAGAGAACTTTGCAGGTTTACACCTGAAATTGGCGAAAAATTAGACCCATCAACCGACCCATAGAATTCAAGCCGAAAGTTTGTCGATGTGCCGCTAATCTGAAGGTTTGCCGTAGCATAGGCAGTTACATCTGTATCCACACCGGTAGCATCAACCACAGTGGCCGCATTGTGGAGTGTCTTTTCGACTGTCTCAAATTGCAGGGAAATTCCGGTATAGGCTTTCGTGAAATTCTCTTCGGCTCCACCAAGAGCCAGACCGGATTGATTTTCAATGATAATGCCCCACTTGCGAGGGAGTACTTTGTTGAAATATGCCGCTACCGAGGGGATCATGGCGATATAGGTAAGCCCTCCGCCATCCGGGGTGTTGAGCTCGAAAGGCCCGCGCCAGTTCGACGGATCGCGTTTGACGATCGCCTGATCTGCACC
Proteins encoded in this window:
- a CDS encoding SGNH/GDSL hydrolase family protein encodes the protein MGLMQILGHIADHQSHDGDGYAYYIEGNMDTWRSTLAKLKSGTTGIFNVCCIGDSITEGDKAGNSHNDYRTKGFVGRLRTRLAATFGDVGLGFIPVHFSDDYPAFSFTGTWIDSSWYGIGNYQKRSSNTGATATVSFNGTGIGVVVARNNIAAQYTISIDGGAAVTHDTYNATLVSPYAYEETGLADTDHTAVITVDNGANPTRNLYFLGIYPIKGTTGIRVHDCARSGGRASDFVQTGCLDLEINYWTPVLTIVSLVANDFNFQTGLSAYETSMSQIIDTARTHGSCMVLANGLFNVSKTIPITAYEEVCRKLALSKGCAFLNLNRRWKSYSNANSLGYMADALVHPNQAGHQDIATFLLDHLLEER
- a CDS encoding SGNH/GDSL hydrolase family protein produces the protein MGLAQILNYLAAHRIQGGHYHSYYLEGNLDTWRATLAKLRSGTTGIFNVCCLGDSITEGTAAGTSHLDYRTKSFVGRLRTRLAATFGDVGLGFIPSHFSHTYPAVTFSGNWNDAASYGIANSCKQSSETGATATVSFDGTGIGVAVMRNSMAAQYTIAIDGGGPITHNTYNATLISPYMYEETGLADTDHTAVITVDNGANPSRTLNLLGIYPIKGTAGIRVHNCARWESKVADFLGTGCLDLEINHWTPVLTIVALVANDFNSQTDLGSYESNLTQIVNAALTHGDCLIVGNGLYNVERAIPITAYEEVCRKVALNYGCAYLATNRRWKNFSNANSLGYMSDDVHLTAAGHQDIASMLINYLLEER